A stretch of DNA from Aurantiacibacter atlanticus:
CTACAATCGGCATTGGCGACAGGTCTGGCAATTCTTCCCGTCTGGCTTTCCTATGTCTGGTGGGCACCGGCGACGCAGGCCAGCTTCGGTCAACTGACGATTGCCGTTTTATCGGGTGCGGCATTATGGCTCATCTGTCTCCGCCAGACACGTCACTGCGCCTATACAGAGATCCACAGCTATGCCTGTTCCGCACTGGCCTATTTCGGTTGGCGCCAGCTTATGCCTGCACCCCGCTGAACCTGCCAATTTATGGCCTGAATTAGGGAGTAGCCGGCAAGCATGCTATCATTACCCTGCTCGTTGCTGAAGGGACGCATCTACGAGCGGGAGAGATAAATGCACTGGCTCGCCTATAGCTGCGCCTTGGCGCTGACCGGCACGTCACCCCTGGCAGCTCAAACCGGGGAGGTGCTCCCCACTACTATGGAAACACCGGCGCTTCCGCCAGCGATAGCCCAGTCACAAGCTGGCCCCTCTGCTAACGTTCCCATTCAGGAAACGCTGACAATGCAGATGGAGCGCAACCGGCGGATGACCGTGCCTGTCACGATCATGGGGAAAGGGCCGTTCCACTTCATGGTTGATACCGGCGCACAGGCAACGGTGCTTTCTAGCGAACTGGCCGAACGGCTCGGGCTGTTCGACCGCGCAAACGCCACGCTTGTCGGCATGGCAAGCACGCGCGCGGTGCAAACGACCATGGTGCCCGATTTCATGTTCGGCAGCCGTATTATCACGATCCGCACCGCACCTATCCTCGAACGCTCCCATATCGGCGATGCCGACGGTATACTCGGGCTCGATAGTTTGCAGAATCAGCGCGTATTGCTCGATTTCGAAAATGGCGAGCTGACCGTCTCGTCCCACTTCTCCAGCGATGGTGCCGGAGGATACGATATTATCGTGCGCGCGCGCGAGAGGCTGGGCCAGCTGATCATCCACCGCGCACAGATTGACGCGGTTTCAACGGCAGTGATCGTCGATACTGGCGCGCAATCTTCTTTCGGAAATCTGGCGTTACGGAATCGCATGCGCCGCCGCGCGCTGGAGCGAGAAGCCGTGATGACGGACGTCAATGGCGTGACCGTGACCGGACCAACTCACGTGGCCAGCAGACTTTCCATGGACCGTGTTGAGTTGTCGAACATTCCGATTTCATTTGCCGATTCCCCCACTTTCCATTGGCTCGGTCTCGCCGATCGCCCGGCCATGGTGCTTGGTATGAACGAATTGAGCGTCTTTCGCCGCGTCGCAATTGATTTCCGCAGCCGCCGTATCCTGTTCGACCTTCCCGGCGATGTGCCGCTCGACAATCCATGGTATTTCAATCGCCGCGCGACCCGCTTGCCGCAGGATTAGGCCGCCCAGGGTTGTCTGACGCTCTCCTGTGCCCCACTTGTGAGGCACAGTGAGAGATTTCGGCGACCAGACTGGCAATGGCGAGAGCGCCGATTGGGCGACCATGCGTCGCTTCTTGCCCTATCTATGGCCTGCCGGCCGTCCGGAACTCAAACGCCGTATCGTCGGGGCCGGAGTGTTCGTGCTGCTGGCCAAATCAGTTACGCTCGCCCTTCCCTTTGCCTATGCCGGCGCGGTGGACACGATGTCGGCCGATGGCGATCCGGCAGTGTGGGTCGCAATGGCGTTGGTCATTGCCTATGCTGCGGGGCGATTTGGCACTGTTCTGTTCGACCAGTTGCGCAACATCACCTTCAATCGCGTGGGCCAGGATGCGGTGTTGGGGCTAACGCGGGATGTCTTTGCGCGCCTCCATCGCTTATCCCTACGCTTTCACCTGTCACGACGCACAGGCGAACTGACCCGCGTGGTCGAGCGTGGCACAAAGTCAATCAGCTCGATGCTCTATTTCCTGCTGTTCAACATAGCTCCAACTGCAATCGAGCTGGTTGTGGTATCGATCATCTTCTGGACATTGTTCGGTTGGGAGCTGGTCGCCGCCACCGCTGTTACCGTGGTCGCATTTATCTGGATCACCCAGACCATTACCGAGTGGCGCGTAAAATTACGCAAGGAGATGAATGATCTTGATGGGCAGGCCATGGGCCGCGCGGTCGACAGCCTGTTAAATTACGAAACAGTCAAATATTTCGGAGCAGAGGCGCGCGAGCAGAGCCGGTATTCCAATTCCGCCACTTCCTATGCCGAAGCCGCGATCAAGACCGAGAATTCGCTCGGCCTGCTTAACATTGTGCAGGCCAGCATTCTCAACCTGATGCTGGGCGCGGCGATGGCATGGACGATATGGGGTTGGTCCACGGGGAAATTCACCCCCGGCGATCTGGTGCTGGTGAACACCTATCTGATGCAACTTTTTCGGCCGCTAGACATGCTGGGCTGGGTTTATCGCTCTATCCGGCAGGGCCTCATAGACATGGCAGACATGTTTCGCCTGCTCGATACGACGATGGAAGTGGAGGACGCACCGGGCGCACCGGCTCTCATAGTCCGTCGCCCTACGGTGACTTTCGAAGATGTCAGCTTTGGTTACGAAAAGGACCGCCGCATCCTCCACGGTCTCAGCTTTGAAGCGCCTGCGGGGGCCAGCGTGGCGCTTGTGGGGCCTTCGGGTGCGGGCAAATCCACCATTGGGAGGCTGCTATTCCGTTTCTATGATCCGTGGGAAGGGCGCATTTGCGTGGACGGTCAGGATATTGCCAAGGTAACGCAACAATCCTTGCGCGCGATGATCGGCATTGTTCCGCAGGATAGCGTCCTTTTCAACGAAACCATCGGCTACAACATCGCTTATGGCCGCGATGAGCCTGCCCCGGATGACGTGAGATTGGCGGCGAGAGATGCTGCAATCCTGCCCTTTATCGAGGCAATGCCGCAAAAATTCGGAACGCAGGTAGGCGAGCGCGGCCTCAAGCTTTCAGGTGGTGAAAAGCAGCGCGTGGCCATAGCCAGGACGCTACTGAAGGATCCGCCAATCCTGTTGCTTGACGAGGCAACAAGCGCGCTGGATTCACGCACAGAGCAGGACATTCTTGCAACGTTGAAACGGGTAAGCGCGAACCGCACGACCATCGCCATTGCGCATCGGCTTTCAACCATTGCCGATGCCGATATAATCAATGTGATGGATGCCGGACGCATCGTCGAACAGGGCAAACACACACAATTGCTGCGGCTCAATGGACTTTATGCGGAAATGTGGAATCGCCAGCAAAATGAGGAAGACGAGACTGTAGCTGCTGAATAAGAACCGGTATGATTCAACCATCGGGCAGTAACTTGATTTGTGCAGTGCAGCATGTAAAGCAGCAATCGAGACCCATTCCCGTGCTGCCCCGGCGGCTCGCGCACAACAACTGGACATGACCATGATCGACACAGCCGCGTTGAAACGCGACTGGCTCACCAATCCGCGTGCCGAAATCCTAGCCGGTATCGTGGTGGCGCTGGCCCTGATTCCCGAAGCCATCGGTTTTTCCATCATCGCCGGTGTTGATCCACGTGTGGGCCTTTACGCTTCCATCTGTATCGCGATGGTCATCGCTTTTACAGGTGGCCGACCCGGAATGATCTCCGCCGCGACTGCCGCCGTGGCCGTAGTTGTTATCCCACTGGTGCGCGATTACGGGGTGGAGTATCTCTTTGCAGCGACGATATTGATGGGTATCATCCAGCTGATTGCGGCTGTCCTGCGGCTCGATCTGCTGATGCAATTCGTGTCGCGATCGGTGATTACCGGATTCGTCAACGCTTTGGCGATTCTCATCTTCATGGCGCAGCTGCCGCAACTTGACTGGACCAATGAAGGCGTCAACTGGATCACCTATGCGATGGTGATCGGCGGCCTGGCCATCATCTACCTGCTGCCCCGCTTGACGACCGCAGTGCCCAGCCCGTTGATTGCGATCATTGTGCTTGGCGCGCTGTCCATCAGTCTGGGTTTCGAAGTCAACACAGTCAGCGATATGGGTGAACTGCCCGAAGGCCTGCCCTATTTCATCATTCCCGATGTGCCGCTGACCTGGGAAACACTGCGCATCATCGCCCCATATTCCGCTACGATGGCGGCGGTCGGCCTGCTGGAGAGTTTGCTGACCGCACAGATCGTGGACGATATGACGCACACTGATTCCAACAAGCAACGCGAAAGCGGTGGCCAGGGTATTGCCAATGTTGTTGCAGCGTTTTTCGGCGGAATGGGCGGCTGCGCGATGATCGGCCAGTCAGTCATCAACGTGACCAGCGGCGGTCGTGGGCGCCTGTCGACATTTACAGCAGGTGTCACCTTACTGGTGCTACTTGCCGCGCTTGGCCCGATCGTGGGCCAGATCCCCATGGCAGCACTGGTAGCAGTGATGATTATGGTGAGCATCGGCACGTTCAGCTGGAATTCGATCCCCAATCTCAAATACCACCCGTGGCAAAGCAGCGTCGTGATGGTCTCGACGGTCGTCGTCGTCGTGGCGACCCACAATCTTGCCCTGGGCGTCCTGATTGGCGTTCTGCTCAGCGGCATCTTCTTCACCGGCAAGGTTCGAAGCATGTTTGGCGTCACACGCGTCCGGGATGAAAACGTCGCGACCTACACCATCACCGGGCAGATTTTCTTCGCCAGTGTGGACCGCCTGTCGCAAGCCTTCGGTCGTGAAAGTGAACGCCCAGACCCGGCAGACCATGTAGTGATTGACGTGTCCGGCGCGCATTTCTGGGATATTTCAGGCGTTGGCGTGTTGGACAAGGTTGTCGAACGCATGCGCATGAACGGTCGGAGCGTCCAGGTCGTCGGGCTGAATGAAGCGAGCGCCGATCTGGTCGACAAATTTGCACTTACCGACAAAACGGGTGTCGAAATCGGACTGGCGCCGCATCCCTGAGAAAGGCGCGAGTTTGGACACTGCCGGAATGCCCTCTCGCACAAGCTCAAACCGCAATGATAGGCTCGAACGCCGCGCATTAGCGGTCGCAATTCTAGCGAAAATCTCTAGGTTCGTCTGATGGACTGGACCTCACTAAGCCGCGAATTCGTTACCCTTTTCGTGGTTGTGGATCCGTTCGGCACGATCCCGGTTTTCCTCTATGCGGTTTCGCGCGTTCCCCCTCACCTGCACAAGCTTTTCGCCCTGCGCGCAGTGCTTATTGCCGCCGCTGTATTGCTGGTGTTTCTGGTCGGTGGGCAGATACTTCTGGAGGCATTGGGCCTTCGGCTCGGCTCTTTTCAGATTGCCGGGGGTATCATTCTCTTTCTCTTCGCGATGACGATGATCTTCGGAGAATCCAAGGCGCAGATTGAAATCGCAGAGGCCCGGAAGGACGAGGATGACGAGCATCTGTCGCAAGCGGTCTTTCCGCTGGCAATGCCGTCAATCGCCTCGCCCGGTGCCATGCTCGCCCTCGTCATCCTGACAGAAAACAGCTCAAATTCATGGAGCGAGCAGGCGGTCACCGCAGGGCTGCTTCTCGTCGTGCTCGCAATTACGCTGCTGCTGCTGCTTGCAGCCAGCCTCATTCACCGTGTCATCGGCGATACAGGCACCTCTGTCATTTCGCGCATCATGGGTATCATCCTTGCCACGATAGCGATTGATGCAATCTTCGGCGGCTTTGATGCGCTGGGCATATTGGAACTGACACCATCAGCCAGCCCCGGCACACTGGTGTCCTGAAACGAAGACCCAGCGGCTGTCTACAAGATATATTTCGACAGGTCGGCGTCACCTGCCAATTCACCCAGCCGTTCACGCACATAGGCTGCATCAACGCTCACGCATTCACCCTTGCGATCTTCAGCTTCAAAGCTGAGTTCCTCGAACAGTTTTTCCATCACTGTTTGCAGGCGGCGCGCGCCGATATTCTCGACGCTTTCGTTCACCTGTGCCGCGATCCGGGCAACTTCGGTCACGGCATCGCCTGTCATGTCTATGGTCAGCTGTTCAGTGCCCAATAGCTCACGATATTGAGTGACCAGATTGGCCTTCGTTTCGGACAGGATGCGGACAAAATCCTCCTCTGTCAGCGAGCGCAGCTCAACACGGATCGGCAGACGGCCCTGCAATTCGGGCAGCATGTCGGATGGCTTGGCCACGTGAAATGCACCGCTGGCGATGAAGAGCACATGGTCCGTTTTCATCGGACCATATTTTGTGGCAACCGTGGTGCCTTCAATCAATGGCAGAAGGTCCCGCTGCACGCCTTCGCGGCTGACGGAGGCGCCGCGCCCATCACTAACCGCGATCTTGTCCACTTCGTCCAGAAAGACGATACCATTGGTCTCTGCATTGGCGAGTGCCACGCGGGCGACATCGTCCTGGTCCATCCGCCTTTCGGCTTCTTCGTCCACTAGCTTGTCCCAGGCATCGGGGACCTTGAGTTTCTGTCGCTTCTTGGGCGGGCCGCCGAAGGCCTTGCCCATCATCTCGGAAAGATTGATCATGGTCGCGCCGCCGCCCATGCCGGGGATATCCATCTGCATGCCCGATTGCTCGGCCACTTCGATTTCCACCTCGGTATCATTCATGGAATCTTCGGTAATCCGCTGGCGAAAGCTCTGGCGCGTTGCCTCACTGGCGTTCTGGCCGACCAGCGCATCAAGCAGGCGTTCCATCGCCGCTTCGCTGGCCGCTTCGCGCACTACATCGCGGCGGCGGTCCTTCTCCAGCCGGATTGCCTCTTCCACCAGATCACGGGCAATCTGTTCGACATCGCGCCCAACATAACCGACCTCGGTAAATTTCGTGGCTTCCACCTTGACGAAAGGTGCCTCGGCCAACTTGGCCAGGCGGCGGCTGATTTCCGTCTTGCCGCAGCCGGTCGGGCCTATCATGAGAATGTTCTTGGGCGTTACCTCATCGCGCAAATCAGATGCGAGACGCTGGCGCCTCCAACGATTGCGCAGGGCCACGGCCACGGCGCGCTTCGCTTCTTTCTGGCCAATAATGTGTTCGTCGAGTGCGGCGACAATCGCCTTGGGGGTAAGATGATCCATGAACGCTTTCTATTCGGTCAAAGGGCCGGATGGGTCGATTGTGCGTGTGCCCAATCATTTGGCGAGCCTGGCCACTGGTTCAAGCCCCGAAAGCAGCTCAGACACCCGATTGCTGTGACAAGATGTCGCCATGATGCGTCACACCCAGCCATATATTCAGCCAGCGGGTCATCGCCCTTTCAACATGGGCAAAGAACAGCCAGCTCAACGCAGCAGTCCCCGCGAAGGCGCTGAGCAAATAGGCCCACGCGCAGCCGACATAATGGGCTTTCGCAAATACCCACATCCACGCATGAGCGATCCGGCTGCAAGGTCCAGCGCGAGTGGCTTCAGACTGTTTCGAGCGTTACATTACCATTGGTGAAAACACAGATATCGGCGGCCACTTTCATTGCGTTTGTCGCGATGACTTCCGCATCGCTTTCATAATCCGCAATCGCGCGGGCGGCCGCAAGCGCGTAATTGCCGCCTGAACCGATGGCCGCAATTCCCGCTTCCGGTTCCAGCACATCGCCATTGCCCGTCAACACCAGCATCACTTCTGCATCGGCTACGATCATCAAGGCTTCAAGATTGCGAAGATATTTGTCGGTGCGCCAGTCCTTGGCCAGTTCCACCGCCGCGCGCAGCAATTGCCCGCTATATTGCTCCAACTTGCGTTCCAGCCGTTCAAACAGGGTGAAGGCATCTGCGGTCGCCCCGGCGAACCCGGCCACCACCTTGCCATCTTCCCCGATGCGGCGAACCTTGCGCGCATTGGGCTTCATGACCGTATTGCCCATGGAAACCTGACCATCGCCCGCGATAACGGTCTTGCCGTCGCGTTTGACGCCGATGATTGTCGTGCCGTGCCACTGGATAAGGCCGTGGCTTGCCCTGTCATCTGTCATGCTGGCCGATATGGGCAAGACGCACGCCCGCTTCAAGCGAAGCTATGCATCCGCCCTTTCATCAGGGACCCGTGGGCGCGCCCGTACCGACCGTGCCGATATTGCCAAACAGGTCTTCCAGGAAGCCGCGTTCGCGGCCCAGCGTAGGCGTCGCATCACTCTCAGGATCAATCCGCGCTACCTGGTCTATTCCACTGCGGGTAGTAGAGCTGACATTGCCCGCAGCATCGAAATGCACGGCAATCACATTGTGTTGATCAATGCGCGGCTGACGGAAAGGAGCCTGTTGAGTCCGGCTGGTGACATAATACCACACCGGATCGCCGAACTGGCTGACCATGGTGGGCTGGCCAAGTGTGCCGCGAACCGATTGCTGATTGTCCAGTCCCGGCTGTACCGAAGCGACCAGTGTTTCATCCAGAATATATCCGCGGTGATTGGTGATCGACGAACAACCCGCCATCGCCCCGGTGAGCGAAATGCCCAGCCCTGCCAGCGCCGCTATCCGCACGATCGAAACCATAGTTAGGAACCCTTCGAAATTCACATGAAACCACCGGGACATGCCCTTGCGCGATTGCCTCGGCGCAGGCTGACCCTATATCAGCGGCAAGCCTTAGGGTAGCCTGCACGCAGGTGCAACGCGTTGCTGTGGGTGATCCATTGAACTTGCCATTAACAAGGGGCTGCCATGTCGATTTTCAAACGCCTTCTGCGCAGGCGCGAACACACCGAATTACGCCCGCTTTGGCACTCCACTGTCGCTACCAGCCGGGAGGAGGACTGGTATCTGGATTGTCTTGTGGAGGATACGCTCGATGGCCGCTTCGATATGATTTCGCTGGTCCTATCGCTGGTACTTCTACGCATGGAACAAAGCGAAAGGCTCGGCCCCAAGACCGGACAGCTGACAGAGTTGTTCATTGCCGACATGGATCGCCAATTGCGCGATTCGGGTGTGGGCGATCTCAGGGTGGGCAAGAATATGGGCAAGTTGATGAGCGCGCTGGGCGGACGGTTGGGCAGTTTGCGTAGCGCCCTGGCCAATCCCGAAGATGCCGAACTGGCTGAAGTGCTGGCGCGCAATATGCGGCTGACGGATGAAGATTCCCCACCGCTCGCGCTCGCCGCTCGCGCGCGTGCGCTGAACACAGATCTTGCCGAGGTGAGCGATGATGCGCTTCTTGCCGGGACGTTGCGCCCGTGAGTGACGCGATTGAGTTCTCCCGCCCGTTCGACCTGCGCGGAATAACGGTTCGCCCTGTTCACATTGAAGCCGAGGAGGCAGAACGAGAAGCACTTGCCCGCCGTTTCAGCCTTGTATCCATAGGTAGGCTGGAAGCTGAACTGACTATAGAAGCAGAAGGCGACAGGATCAGTGCAAAAGGCAAGATGCATGCCAAGATTGTGCAAAGCTGCGCAGTATCGGGCAATGATCTACCCGGCGAATTCCACGAAGATATCGCCCTCCACTTCGTCCCGGCGGAAACGCTGGAAGTCAGTGAACCCGATACCGAGATAGAGCTGGAGGCCGAGGATCTGGACGAGATTGGCTATAGCGGCAGCAGCATCGATCTGGGCGAAGCTGTCGCGCAAAGCCTTGCGCTGACGATTAATCCTTATGCAGAAGGGCCGGACGCCGATGCTTTCAGACGCGAACAGGGGCTGCTGGAACAGGATTCGAGCGGCCCGCTGGCAGAGGCGCTCAAGGGGTTACTAAAGGAATAACCCGCTTGCCCGAAACGCCATCGACGCGAAAACGAGCGCTTCCTTCACCGGAAACGCTCGTCTGATCGAATGCTGCAAAATCCATTCGCGCAATGCCAGAGAGCATCGCCATTGACCAAAGGTGGTCAGAACGGAATGTCATCATCCAGATCGTCATAGTTGGAGCCGCCGCCCGCACCGCCTGATGCGCCGCCCGAACCGCCCGACGATCCGCCGCCTTGGTCCCAGCCACCTGAAGACTGGCCTCCGCCGCCGCCATAACCGCCACGCTGGCCGCCACCGCCACCGCTATCGCTGCGACCGTCCAACATTGTCAGAGTGCCGTTGAAGCCGCGCAGGACGATTTCAGTTGAGTAGCGATCCTGCCCCTGCTGATCCTGCCATTTGCGCGTCTGCAGTTGACCCTCGATAAATACCTTTGCGCCCTTCTTCAGGTAGTTTTCGACCACGTTGACCAGACCTTCGGAGAAGATGGCGACCGTGTGCCATTCGGTGCGTTCCTGCCGCTGCCCGTCACGATCCTTCCATGTTTCACTGGTGGCGATGCGCAAATTTGCCACCTTGCCGCCGTTTTGAAAGCTGCGGATTTCCGGATCGGCACCCAGGTTTCCGATAAGCATGACTTTATTGAGGCTGCCGGCCATTTCTCAATTTCCCTCTAGCGATTTCTATCGGGCTTATCGAAGGGTCGGGCGAGTCGCCACCCCTTCGCCCCATGGCTGTCCACAATGGCAATGCTGATGCGTGCGAAAAGCTGTCGCAACGCCCAGCTTCTACAAGCCCAGAGCCACCGCGCTCCAATAGGTTATCCCTGCGAACAGATAAGCCAGGCCAAACAGATAGGCCAACATGAAGGCGGGCCATTTCCAGCCATTCGTCTCCCGGCGGGCAACTGCGATGGTGGAAAGGCATTGGGGTGCAAAGACGAACCATGCGAGGAATGCGAGCGCCGTTGGCAAGGTCCAGCCTGCCTGCAGGCGCGGGATCAGGCGGTTCGCCTCTTCCTCTTCATCATCGGAATCAACGGCATAGGTGGTAGCGAGCGCGGACACGGCGACTTCGCGCGCAGCCATTGCTGGGATCAGCGCAAGGCTGATTTCGCGGTTAAACCCGATGGGCGCCATTACCGTATGCAGACCGTCGGCAACATGGCCGGCAATACTTGCATCAAGCTGACTTTCCCCCGCTTCAGCCTTGGGAAAGCTCAATAACACCCACAGGGCGATCGTGGCAGCAAAGATGATCGTGCCAGCGCGGCGCAAAAAGACCCATGCGCGTTGCCACAGGCCGATGGCAAGATCGCGCAGCGGCGGCATCTGATAGCGCGGCAATTCCATGATGAACCCGCTTTCGCCGCCCTTGGTAACGGTGCGCCGAAGCACCAGTGCGACCAGCATCGCGCCGATAATGCCCGAAACATACAGCGCGAACAGCACCAGCCCCTGCAGCCCGATTCCCGGCCCTACAGTGGTCGACGGTATAAATGCTGCAATGATCACAGCATAGACTGGCAACCGCGCCGAACAGGTCATCATGGGAGCGATGAGGATCGTCGTCAGCCGATCTTTCGGATCAGCGATCGCGCGGGTCGCCATGATACCGGGAATGGCGCAGGCAAAACTGGACAGAAGCGGAATGAAACTACGACCGGACAGGCCCACGGCCGCCATCATTCTATCCATGATGAAGGCCGCGCGAGCCATATAGCCAGATTGCTCCATCGCGAGGATAAAGGCGAACAGGATGACGATCTGCGGCAGGAAAACCACCACGCTGCCGACACCTGTCAGCACGCCTTCTGTCAGGAAATCACGAATTATGCCCTCGGGCAGCGCGGATTGTGCCAGCCCGATTAGCACACCAATGCCAGCGTCCAGCGCATCTGCAAAAGGCGTGGCCCAGGCGAATACTGCCTGAAAGATGACGAAGAGCAGTGCAAACAGAATCGGCGGGCCAAACCACCGGTGCAGCAATATCTTGTCGAGATGCGTGTGCAGACGGTGTTCGGGACTTTCAGAAAGGATCGCGCCCTTGGCGATATTGCGCGCTGACAGCCGCCGCTCCGGCAGTGTTAGTGCGCTGACTTCATGTCGCGCCGACAGATCTTGGTCATGCGCGCCCGACATCGCTTCTATCAGCGCTTCCAGTCCGCGCTTGCGCACTGCCACGGTGGAGACCACCGGAACGCCCAGTGATGCAGCCAGCGCCTCCGGGTCGATAGCCAGACCGTCACGTTCAGCAAGATCGATCATATTGAGCGCAACCACCGTCGGGCGACCCAATGCTATGACTTCCTGCGCAAAAACCAGATGCTGCTGAAGATTGGCGGCATCAATCACCACCACAAGCATTTCCGGCGTCGCTTCGCCGGGAAATTCGCCCAGCACGACCTGCCGGGTCACTACTTCATCCGGGCTGGCAGCATCAAGCGAATAGGAGCCGGGCAAGTCGATCAGCTCAATCGGCTCTCCACTCGACAATGCCATGCGGCCGCTTTTTCGTTCTACTGTCACGCCGGGATAATTGGCTATTTTCTGTCGCGCGCCGGTCAGCGCGTTGAACAGCGCGCTTTTGCCCGCATTGGGGTTGCCGACCAGTGCAGCAGTGCGCATCAGAGTCATATGATACGCACCCTCATCGCTTTGGCATGGCCGCGGCGAATCGCTACGACAGTCCGCCCGATAACCAGCGCAATCGGGTCCTTGCCAAAAAACACCCCGCGATGGGCAATCGCCACACGTGATCCTTCATCAAGGCCCAGCGCCCGCAGCCGCTTTCCCTCATCGGGCGCAAGCACGCTCCAATCGACGGAGAGTATTTCTGCACGCACAAGTGGCGCAAGATTATCAAGCGTGTCAGTATCTGTCGAAATATCGGAAGAGGGGTGGTGTATCACACAAGGGCTCGTGCCAGAGCTGCTGGCTTTTTGCAATCGCTTCGCAATAGTGAGTAGCGATTAATTCTGCGGGTAGCGCAACCGGCCAAGGAAACGCGCGACACTAAAATGCTCACGCTCGCGGCCTAGCAATTGCGCCTTGGCCTTTTCGAACTTCATCACGCCTTCGATGCGCCGATCCAGAAATGCGCGAGTCTCTACCTTGTCGTCGCTGTCATCGTTTTTCCAGATCGCCAGAGTTGCCCCATAAATTGACGCAAGGATCGCACGCTTGGAGTAGTGATTGTAGTCAGTGGAAATATCACCAGCCAGCCGCCACATTTTATCCGCGCTTGACCAGCCCTGCCGCAGCGCAGCGGGGACGTTCATCGGCATCGCCTGAATTGCCATCGCCCGAGACAGCGATTCTTCCAGACCGGCGATAGCTTCAAGGCGGAACCAGACCAGCGTGGCAATACGCTGTCGGATTGGCAAATTGCCCAGTCGCCCGTCGGCAAATTCAGCTTCCATCCGCGCATCGACAGATGCCACCCATGCATCAATCATGCCTATAGCGCGGCCTTGCAAACCCTTTGCGGGAAAGGCGAGCTTCGCCACTGCAAAATCAGCACCAAGGGTCTGCGCTGCAGCTTCCAGTGCCGCTTCGCTCCAGCCATCAAACATGGCCGACAGCGCAATCTGCGGGGCGAGCGCAATGCGCAACTCATCAAGCGTCAGA
This window harbors:
- a CDS encoding aspartyl protease family protein, with amino-acid sequence MHWLAYSCALALTGTSPLAAQTGEVLPTTMETPALPPAIAQSQAGPSANVPIQETLTMQMERNRRMTVPVTIMGKGPFHFMVDTGAQATVLSSELAERLGLFDRANATLVGMASTRAVQTTMVPDFMFGSRIITIRTAPILERSHIGDADGILGLDSLQNQRVLLDFENGELTVSSHFSSDGAGGYDIIVRARERLGQLIIHRAQIDAVSTAVIVDTGAQSSFGNLALRNRMRRRALEREAVMTDVNGVTVTGPTHVASRLSMDRVELSNIPISFADSPTFHWLGLADRPAMVLGMNELSVFRRVAIDFRSRRILFDLPGDVPLDNPWYFNRRATRLPQD
- a CDS encoding ABCB family ABC transporter ATP-binding protein/permease — translated: MRRFLPYLWPAGRPELKRRIVGAGVFVLLAKSVTLALPFAYAGAVDTMSADGDPAVWVAMALVIAYAAGRFGTVLFDQLRNITFNRVGQDAVLGLTRDVFARLHRLSLRFHLSRRTGELTRVVERGTKSISSMLYFLLFNIAPTAIELVVVSIIFWTLFGWELVAATAVTVVAFIWITQTITEWRVKLRKEMNDLDGQAMGRAVDSLLNYETVKYFGAEAREQSRYSNSATSYAEAAIKTENSLGLLNIVQASILNLMLGAAMAWTIWGWSTGKFTPGDLVLVNTYLMQLFRPLDMLGWVYRSIRQGLIDMADMFRLLDTTMEVEDAPGAPALIVRRPTVTFEDVSFGYEKDRRILHGLSFEAPAGASVALVGPSGAGKSTIGRLLFRFYDPWEGRICVDGQDIAKVTQQSLRAMIGIVPQDSVLFNETIGYNIAYGRDEPAPDDVRLAARDAAILPFIEAMPQKFGTQVGERGLKLSGGEKQRVAIARTLLKDPPILLLDEATSALDSRTEQDILATLKRVSANRTTIAIAHRLSTIADADIINVMDAGRIVEQGKHTQLLRLNGLYAEMWNRQQNEEDETVAAE
- a CDS encoding SulP family inorganic anion transporter, with product MIDTAALKRDWLTNPRAEILAGIVVALALIPEAIGFSIIAGVDPRVGLYASICIAMVIAFTGGRPGMISAATAAVAVVVIPLVRDYGVEYLFAATILMGIIQLIAAVLRLDLLMQFVSRSVITGFVNALAILIFMAQLPQLDWTNEGVNWITYAMVIGGLAIIYLLPRLTTAVPSPLIAIIVLGALSISLGFEVNTVSDMGELPEGLPYFIIPDVPLTWETLRIIAPYSATMAAVGLLESLLTAQIVDDMTHTDSNKQRESGGQGIANVVAAFFGGMGGCAMIGQSVINVTSGGRGRLSTFTAGVTLLVLLAALGPIVGQIPMAALVAVMIMVSIGTFSWNSIPNLKYHPWQSSVVMVSTVVVVVATHNLALGVLIGVLLSGIFFTGKVRSMFGVTRVRDENVATYTITGQIFFASVDRLSQAFGRESERPDPADHVVIDVSGAHFWDISGVGVLDKVVERMRMNGRSVQVVGLNEASADLVDKFALTDKTGVEIGLAPHP
- a CDS encoding MarC family protein, which encodes MDWTSLSREFVTLFVVVDPFGTIPVFLYAVSRVPPHLHKLFALRAVLIAAAVLLVFLVGGQILLEALGLRLGSFQIAGGIILFLFAMTMIFGESKAQIEIAEARKDEDDEHLSQAVFPLAMPSIASPGAMLALVILTENSSNSWSEQAVTAGLLLVVLAITLLLLLAASLIHRVIGDTGTSVISRIMGIILATIAIDAIFGGFDALGILELTPSASPGTLVS
- the hslU gene encoding ATP-dependent protease ATPase subunit HslU, coding for MDHLTPKAIVAALDEHIIGQKEAKRAVAVALRNRWRRQRLASDLRDEVTPKNILMIGPTGCGKTEISRRLAKLAEAPFVKVEATKFTEVGYVGRDVEQIARDLVEEAIRLEKDRRRDVVREAASEAAMERLLDALVGQNASEATRQSFRQRITEDSMNDTEVEIEVAEQSGMQMDIPGMGGGATMINLSEMMGKAFGGPPKKRQKLKVPDAWDKLVDEEAERRMDQDDVARVALANAETNGIVFLDEVDKIAVSDGRGASVSREGVQRDLLPLIEGTTVATKYGPMKTDHVLFIASGAFHVAKPSDMLPELQGRLPIRVELRSLTEEDFVRILSETKANLVTQYRELLGTEQLTIDMTGDAVTEVARIAAQVNESVENIGARRLQTVMEKLFEELSFEAEDRKGECVSVDAAYVRERLGELAGDADLSKYIL
- the hslV gene encoding ATP-dependent protease subunit HslV, producing the protein MTDDRASHGLIQWHGTTIIGVKRDGKTVIAGDGQVSMGNTVMKPNARKVRRIGEDGKVVAGFAGATADAFTLFERLERKLEQYSGQLLRAAVELAKDWRTDKYLRNLEALMIVADAEVMLVLTGNGDVLEPEAGIAAIGSGGNYALAAARAIADYESDAEVIATNAMKVAADICVFTNGNVTLETV
- a CDS encoding outer membrane protein assembly factor BamE translates to MVSIVRIAALAGLGISLTGAMAGCSSITNHRGYILDETLVASVQPGLDNQQSVRGTLGQPTMVSQFGDPVWYYVTSRTQQAPFRQPRIDQHNVIAVHFDAAGNVSSTTRSGIDQVARIDPESDATPTLGRERGFLEDLFGNIGTVGTGAPTGP